A genomic window from Acinetobacter chinensis includes:
- a CDS encoding Fic family protein, with translation MFETIDDLKKKLDQHRPLSHSIVKNLQEDLILRWTYHSNAIEGNTLTLLETKVVLEGITVGGKALREHFEAINHRNAIYYVEDIIRKEEPFSEWQIRNIHQLILKNIDEDNAGRYRQQNVLISGATTTPPDYTLLNDKMAQLVDWYNSEAHKLHPIERAAKVHADFVGIHPFIDGNGRTSRLLMNLELLKAGYPPCVITVENRLAYYEALDQWMAYGKTEPFIQLVADAVLEGFKPYQVVLSIEPHIS, from the coding sequence ATGTTTGAAACTATCGATGATTTAAAGAAAAAATTAGATCAACATCGCCCCCTCTCTCATTCAATTGTAAAAAATTTACAAGAAGACCTTATTCTTCGCTGGACTTATCATTCAAATGCAATTGAAGGTAATACACTTACTCTACTAGAAACAAAAGTAGTACTGGAGGGTATTACTGTTGGTGGAAAGGCATTAAGAGAACACTTCGAAGCGATCAACCATAGAAATGCAATTTACTATGTTGAAGATATCATTCGGAAAGAGGAGCCTTTTTCTGAATGGCAAATTCGTAATATCCATCAACTCATTTTAAAGAATATTGATGAGGATAATGCTGGACGTTATCGTCAACAAAACGTCCTGATATCAGGTGCTACCACTACCCCACCTGACTATACTTTGTTAAATGATAAGATGGCTCAATTGGTAGATTGGTATAACAGTGAAGCACATAAGCTTCATCCTATTGAGCGTGCAGCTAAAGTACATGCCGATTTTGTTGGCATTCACCCATTTATTGATGGCAATGGTCGCACATCACGTCTTTTGATGAATCTAGAATTACTTAAAGCTGGTTATCCACCTTGTGTGATTACTGTAGAAAATCGATTAGCTTATTATGAAGCTCTTGATCAATGGATGGCTTATGGAAAGACTGAGCCTTTTATTCAATTGGTCGCAGATGCTGTCCTAGAAGGATTTAAGCCTTATCAAGTAGTTTTAAGTATTGAACCTCATATAAGCTAG
- a CDS encoding helix-turn-helix transcriptional regulator — translation MAKSSVASQLAERLTKIIVMLNNGVHLDLKSLADEFGVSKRTLDRDIERLSSCLPLQQNNRTKKFYLEQHYLGQLKPQDIKNFAQLSGIAQLYPSLDISFLREILDSRASSIYSAKGSSSEDATLLTVFFEMFSTAIEKNQQVAFLYNNEIRIVEPYRLIHHHGSWYLAAVKEGLIRVYRISRMAISYQQHELQSFIPDPQIIQQLNNENSIWFGREKTKVVLIVSQEIALHFKQRLLFPEQEIIEELKDGSLLVSSRISHTMQLLPLVRYWIPHVRITDPINLQDELESELKEYLGN, via the coding sequence ATGGCAAAAAGTTCTGTAGCTTCGCAATTGGCTGAACGCTTAACAAAAATTATTGTAATGCTAAATAATGGGGTTCATTTAGATCTAAAAAGTCTGGCAGATGAATTTGGAGTTAGCAAACGTACATTAGATCGGGATATTGAACGGTTATCAAGCTGTTTACCTTTGCAACAGAATAATCGAACAAAAAAATTCTATTTAGAGCAGCATTATTTGGGGCAATTAAAACCACAAGATATTAAAAATTTTGCTCAACTTTCTGGAATTGCACAACTTTATCCAAGTTTAGATATCTCATTTTTACGTGAAATTTTAGATAGCCGTGCCAGTTCTATCTATAGTGCTAAAGGTTCTTCCTCCGAAGATGCCACACTATTAACAGTATTTTTTGAAATGTTTTCAACTGCAATTGAAAAAAATCAACAGGTGGCATTTTTATATAACAATGAGATACGTATTGTTGAACCATATAGATTGATCCATCATCATGGAAGTTGGTATTTAGCAGCTGTAAAAGAAGGATTAATCCGTGTATATCGGATAAGTCGAATGGCGATATCTTATCAACAACATGAACTTCAAAGTTTTATACCTGATCCTCAAATCATACAGCAGCTAAATAATGAAAATAGTATTTGGTTTGGCAGAGAAAAGACCAAAGTAGTTTTAATTGTTTCTCAAGAAATCGCTTTACATTTTAAACAACGTTTACTTTTTCCAGAACAAGAAATTATTGAAGAGTTAAAAGATGGTAGTTTACTAGTGTCAAGCAGAATTAGCCATACCATGCAGCTTTTACCTTTAGTTAGATATTGGATCCCACATGTAAGAATTACTGATCCTATAAATTTACAAGATGAGTTGGAAAGTGAATTGAAAGAATATTTGGGAAATTAG